The Candidatus Bathyarchaeia archaeon genome contains a region encoding:
- a CDS encoding dihydroorotate dehydrogenase electron transfer subunit, which yields MLGWHIKNNMLRIVEILDVKIENPLVKTLSFRDEICRLAEPGQFVMVWVPGVDEIPLSISFTRPDGSSSVTVANVGEATKALTGLRVGDLVGVRGPFGSGFKVTGGKALIIGGGTGMAPLMMLITRLVKERVETTVIEGAENSGKLIFLDELKDLSKNCGVKVFFITEDGSYGVKGLATDLAENLLHREKFDVIYTCGPEKMIRKVYEMAKEHSIDLQASLERYMRCAVGICGSCTIGKYRVCVDGPVFDMAKLREVEKYLGAFKYNERGERIPV from the coding sequence TTGTTGGGCTGGCACATAAAAAATAACATGCTGCGGATCGTAGAGATACTCGACGTTAAGATCGAGAACCCTCTCGTTAAAACACTGTCTTTTAGGGATGAAATATGCCGCTTAGCGGAGCCTGGGCAATTTGTTATGGTGTGGGTTCCGGGTGTCGACGAGATCCCGCTGAGCATATCTTTTACTCGTCCAGACGGCTCCTCATCTGTAACCGTTGCAAATGTTGGCGAAGCGACAAAAGCCCTTACGGGATTAAGGGTCGGCGATTTGGTGGGGGTTAGAGGCCCCTTCGGATCGGGCTTTAAGGTTACTGGTGGAAAAGCGCTGATAATCGGTGGCGGAACAGGTATGGCTCCTCTAATGATGCTCATAACTAGGCTTGTTAAGGAGAGGGTTGAGACAACCGTGATTGAGGGCGCGGAAAATTCAGGCAAACTTATATTTCTAGACGAGTTAAAGGACCTATCGAAGAACTGCGGGGTTAAGGTTTTCTTTATAACTGAGGATGGGAGCTACGGGGTTAAGGGGCTTGCAACGGATCTAGCCGAGAACCTATTACACCGCGAAAAGTTTGATGTGATCTATACGTGTGGTCCGGAAAAGATGATTCGGAAGGTTTATGAAATGGCTAAGGAACATTCGATCGACCTTCAGGCGAGCTTGGAACGGTACATGCGATGCGCCGTTGGAATATGCGGAAGCTGCACCATAGGGAAGTATAGGGTTTGCGTAGATGGACCTGTATTTGATATGGCTAAACTGAGAGAGGTTGAGAAATACCTTGGAGCCTTCAAGTATAATGAGAGAGGCGAAAGGATTCCAGTTTAA
- a CDS encoding dihydroorotate dehydrogenase, which yields MTAVDLRTRIAGLNMPNPTMLASGILGTTADILREVANAGAGAVVTKSVGLKPREGYPNPTVIQVECGFLNAVGLPNPGIHKFMEEIRSLNDLRVPLIVSVFGFSPEEYAETARLAVEAGASAVELNLSCPHVKGTGAEIGQDLEAVRLIVRAVKDQVDRPVFVKLTPNTSHIPDLAEAAASAGADAITAINTVRAMAIDVETFRPILANKFGGLSGAAIKPIAVRCVYEIYEVVNLPIIGCGGIRGWRDAVEFMLAGACAVQIGSAIALEGLSIFKRICDGISSFLERKGFRSVNEIVGLAHKK from the coding sequence ATGACCGCCGTTGACTTGAGAACTCGGATCGCAGGCTTAAATATGCCGAACCCAACTATGCTAGCCTCAGGCATACTTGGAACAACAGCCGACATTCTGAGGGAGGTCGCTAACGCTGGGGCTGGCGCTGTAGTGACGAAATCTGTTGGACTTAAGCCGCGAGAAGGCTATCCAAACCCGACCGTTATACAGGTTGAGTGCGGCTTCCTAAATGCCGTCGGTCTCCCAAACCCCGGAATACATAAATTTATGGAGGAGATAAGAAGTTTAAATGATCTAAGAGTTCCGTTAATCGTTAGCGTGTTCGGCTTCTCGCCGGAGGAGTATGCTGAAACCGCAAGATTGGCCGTGGAGGCTGGCGCCAGCGCTGTGGAGCTTAACCTCTCTTGCCCACATGTCAAGGGTACTGGGGCTGAGATTGGGCAAGATCTAGAAGCCGTTAGGTTAATTGTTAGAGCTGTTAAGGATCAGGTAGATAGGCCTGTTTTCGTGAAGCTGACGCCAAACACCTCTCATATACCTGATTTAGCTGAGGCGGCAGCTTCAGCCGGAGCCGACGCGATTACAGCCATAAATACTGTAAGAGCTATGGCGATAGACGTCGAAACCTTTAGGCCCATACTCGCTAATAAGTTCGGCGGTTTATCCGGCGCCGCCATAAAGCCCATAGCTGTTAGGTGCGTTTACGAAATATATGAGGTGGTTAACTTGCCAATCATCGGCTGCGGCGGCATAAGAGGCTGGAGAGACGCTGTAGAGTTTATGCTCGCAGGAGCATGCGCGGTCCAGATAGGTTCAGCAATAGCTCTAGAAGGCTTATCCATATTCAAGAGAATCTGCGATGGCATATCTAGTTTCCTTGAGAGGAAAGGTTTTAGGAGCGTAAATGAAATTGTTGGGCTGGCACATAAAAAATAA
- a CDS encoding PH domain-containing protein, whose translation MVKNYDFDLLKDERVDAYLKPHPLSFLKYYFANFYLILLAVALHFLYLRLHELMELNTGFTSFLNLLFGFIPTMDAESLFFLIVFWLILVLSGLLMGVLWVSKAPLIYMFLIALAGTLVEVYSPIPQYLAFIPKATIKIWLLGFFAFIGFILTESYRRGHKYFLTNYRIITVKKFIGKEVREVMYDKIADIYVDQGLLGRIFNYGTIIPVTESGFGLGENASLAYVSATPIKRSGISVGFGGKKGVSRPRAATYFSLYGVSNPRKVRAIIVNRQLETKEAPILRRIEDLLKEEKEEENTQ comes from the coding sequence GCAAACTTCTACTTAATTCTCTTAGCGGTAGCGCTACATTTTTTATACTTGCGGCTCCATGAGCTCATGGAGTTAAACACTGGTTTTACCAGCTTTCTAAACTTACTGTTTGGCTTCATTCCAACTATGGATGCTGAAAGCCTATTTTTTCTTATAGTTTTCTGGCTTATTCTCGTATTAAGCGGGCTATTGATGGGCGTTCTATGGGTTAGTAAGGCGCCCCTAATATACATGTTTTTGATAGCTCTCGCTGGAACATTAGTTGAGGTTTATTCGCCTATACCCCAATACCTCGCATTTATACCTAAAGCAACGATCAAAATTTGGCTACTGGGATTCTTCGCGTTTATTGGGTTTATCCTAACGGAGAGCTATCGAAGAGGACACAAATATTTTCTAACAAACTATAGAATCATTACTGTTAAAAAGTTTATTGGCAAAGAAGTTAGAGAAGTAATGTATGATAAGATAGCTGATATATATGTGGATCAGGGGTTACTTGGCAGAATTTTTAATTACGGCACAATTATACCGGTAACTGAATCGGGTTTTGGCCTAGGAGAGAACGCGTCCCTAGCATATGTGTCGGCGACACCAATCAAGAGGAGCGGTATCAGCGTAGGTTTTGGCGGGAAAAAAGGCGTAAGTAGGCCGAGAGCTGCAACATATTTTTCGCTGTATGGCGTATCTAACCCAAGAAAAGTACGCGCAATCATCGTGAATAGGCAGCTGGAGACTAAGGAAGCTCCAATTTTAAGAAGGATTGAAGATCTTCTGAAGGAAGAGAAAGAGGAGGAGAATACTCAATAA